Proteins from a genomic interval of Phlebotomus papatasi isolate M1 chromosome 3, Ppap_2.1, whole genome shotgun sequence:
- the LOC129806618 gene encoding protein Wnt-6 translates to MRFVLISTLFLFLMPITGSGWVEGSNVLLDPQRECRKSKRARGKLADICKNGTSLLKEITNGISMSFAECQYQFRYNRWNCNSQRRSLKRILARDTRETAFVNAITAAGIAYTLARACATGNLVECTCHANSNTYPPSKMKKWRKYLIAPDEQWEWAGCGDNINFGVNKSKIFLDARYRRKKDIKALVKTHNNIAGLLAIKKHMQLKCRCHGMSGSCTMQTCWVVMPPFREVADRLRERFDGAAKVIARNDGTSLMPEGRTIKPPTKEDLVYAEESPDFCRPNHRTGSLGTQGRECNATSLGTDGCDLLCCNRGYRADLVTRKVPCHCTFEWCCEVKCKMCDERKTRYTCV, encoded by the exons GGTCGAGGGAAGTAATGTCCTTCTAGATCCCCAACGCGAATGCCGCAAGTCCAAGAGAGCCAGAGGCAAACTAGCAGATATCTGCAAGAATGGCACATCCCTCCTCAAAGAGATAACAAATGGGATTTCCATGAGTTTTGCTGAGTGTCAGTATCAGTTCCGGTACAACAGGTGGAACTGCAACAGTCAGCGAAGGAGCCTCAAACGAATATTGGCCCGTG ATACGCGAGAGACGGCGTTCGTGAATGCCATCACAGCTGCTGGGATTGCCTACACGCTGGCCAGAGCTTGTGCCACGGGCAATCTGGTGGAGTGCACATGTCACGCCAACAGCAACACCTATCCGCCCAGCAAGATGAAGAAGTGGAGAAAGTATCTCATAGCACCAGATGAACAGTGGGAGTGGGCGGGATGTGGAGATAACATCAACTTTGGGGTGAATAAGTCCAAGATCTTCCTCGATGCGAGGTACAGGCGAAAGAAAGACATTAAAGCTCTAGTCAAGACGCACAACAACATCGCTGGATTGCTT GCAATCAAGAAGCACATGCAACTCAAATGTCGATGTCATGGGATGTCAGGTTCTTGTACAATGCAAACCTGCTGGGTGGTCATGCCTCCGTTCCGGGAAGTAGCAGATCGCCTACGGGAACGCTTCGACGGGGCAGCCAAGGTGATCGCACGCAACGATGGCACCAGCTTAATGCCCGAAGGTAGAACCATCAAGCCACCAACAAAGGAAGACCTAGTCTATGCAGAGGAGTCCCCTGACTTCTGTCGACCGAACCACAGAACCGGCTCCTTAGGTACCCAAGGCCGGGAGTGCAATGCCACATCCCTGGGCACGGATGGATGCGATTTGCTGTGTTGCAATCGTGGCTACAGGGCTGACCTCGTGACCCGCAAAGTGCCCTGCCACTGCACCTTTGAGTGGTGTTGCGAGGTGAAGTGCAAAATGTGTGATGAGCGCAAGACACGCTACACCTGCGTGTAG